A region of Pyxidicoccus parkwaysis DNA encodes the following proteins:
- the fliQ gene encoding flagellar biosynthesis protein FliQ, whose amino-acid sequence MNQLTFITQEALFLVLVVSAPPVLTSLLVGFLISLFQATTQIQEQTLTFAPKVVIVFGVLALTGPWIGSQLLRFTFHVFDRFPALIR is encoded by the coding sequence ATGAATCAGCTCACGTTCATCACCCAGGAGGCCCTGTTTCTGGTGCTCGTCGTGTCGGCGCCGCCGGTCCTCACGAGCCTCCTGGTGGGCTTCCTCATCTCCCTGTTCCAGGCCACCACCCAGATTCAGGAGCAGACGCTCACCTTCGCGCCCAAGGTCGTCATCGTCTTCGGCGTGCTGGCGCTGACAGGCCCGTGGATTGGCAGCCAGTTGCTGCGCTTCACCTTCCACGTCTTCGACAGGTTCCCCGCACTCATTCGATGA
- the sctR gene encoding type III secretion system export apparatus subunit SctR, with translation MHTPLSARSVLPRIPPWLFAAAVSLNPLIALAAPKKGGAALPEAVANEAVNSDSFTSRPLILILALAAMGLVPFALMMVTSFVKISVVLSIVRSALGTQQIPPTQVITGLAVILTVYIMAPVGMEMYRAGGVDIWAKGPGVFSSETVGSLLGAADKSKEPLRSWLMKKVTNKDRSLFFNLAKKLRKGEDRDAVQNNDFMVIIPAFVVSELKEAFQIGFLLFVPFIVIDMVVANILLALGMHMLSPTTISMPFKLLLFVLVDGWYLIAKGLVVGYL, from the coding sequence GTGCACACCCCGCTCTCCGCCCGCTCCGTCCTTCCGCGCATCCCGCCCTGGCTGTTCGCGGCCGCGGTGTCCCTCAATCCCCTCATCGCGCTCGCCGCGCCGAAGAAGGGCGGAGCCGCCCTTCCCGAAGCGGTGGCCAACGAGGCGGTGAACAGCGACTCGTTCACCTCGCGCCCGCTCATCCTCATCCTCGCGCTCGCGGCCATGGGCCTCGTGCCCTTCGCGCTGATGATGGTGACGAGCTTCGTGAAGATTTCGGTGGTGCTCTCCATCGTCCGCTCGGCGCTGGGCACCCAGCAGATTCCGCCCACCCAGGTGATTACGGGCCTGGCGGTCATCCTCACCGTCTACATCATGGCCCCCGTGGGCATGGAGATGTACCGGGCCGGCGGCGTGGACATCTGGGCCAAGGGGCCCGGCGTGTTCTCCTCGGAGACGGTGGGCTCGCTGCTGGGCGCGGCCGACAAGTCCAAGGAGCCCCTGCGCTCGTGGCTGATGAAGAAGGTGACGAACAAGGACCGTTCGCTCTTCTTCAACCTCGCCAAGAAGCTGCGCAAGGGCGAGGACCGCGACGCCGTGCAGAACAATGACTTCATGGTCATCATCCCGGCGTTCGTGGTGTCCGAATTGAAGGAGGCCTTCCAGATAGGCTTCCTCCTCTTCGTGCCATTCATCGTCATCGACATGGTGGTGGCCAACATCCTGCTGGCGCTCGGCATGCACATGCTGTCGCCCACCACCATCTCCATGCCGTTCAAGCTGCTCCTGTTCGTGCTCGTGGACGGCTGGTACCTCATCGCCAAGGGCCTGGTCGTCGGCTACCTGTAG
- a CDS encoding FliO/MopB family protein, whose translation MAVLRPSLMRLLLGAALVLTPPAVLAQAPSAPAQPAVAPAPVAAAPSKSEPATAGPVAKAAPASSDPFDDPSIGAPEGAGETQDESVGWMLLRTLLVLGAVVASIYLTLNVGLRKLMGLQAVSSGSQPLVSVVERLPLDQRRSLFVVKAADEYLLVGGGEAGLQLLSKLDSEAVERIRAQRPQPNAVSLSPFLQKLLSRRNGGSPSQPPGA comes from the coding sequence ATGGCAGTCCTCCGCCCCTCCCTCATGCGCCTGCTGCTCGGTGCCGCGCTGGTGCTCACGCCGCCCGCCGTCCTGGCGCAGGCTCCATCCGCGCCAGCGCAGCCGGCCGTGGCGCCAGCGCCCGTGGCGGCGGCACCGTCGAAGTCCGAGCCCGCCACCGCCGGCCCCGTCGCGAAGGCCGCGCCGGCATCCTCCGACCCCTTCGACGACCCGTCCATCGGCGCGCCGGAAGGGGCAGGGGAGACGCAGGACGAGAGCGTGGGCTGGATGCTCCTGCGCACGTTGCTGGTGCTGGGCGCGGTGGTGGCGTCCATCTACCTCACGCTGAACGTGGGCCTGCGCAAGCTGATGGGGCTCCAGGCGGTGTCCTCGGGCAGCCAGCCGCTGGTCTCCGTGGTGGAGCGGCTTCCGCTGGACCAGCGCCGCAGCCTCTTCGTGGTGAAGGCCGCGGACGAATACCTCCTGGTGGGCGGCGGCGAGGCCGGTCTGCAGTTGCTGTCGAAGCTGGATTCCGAGGCGGTGGAGCGCATCCGCGCGCAGCGCCCGCAGCCGAACGCAGTCTCCCTGAGCCCCTTCCTCCAGAAGCTCCTCTCCCGCCGCAACGGCGGTTCGCCCTCCCAGCCCCCCGGCGCCTGA
- the sctQ gene encoding type III secretion system cytoplasmic ring protein SctQ, producing MSVEPDDDGPGTHERTMLVDVRELRIRPERPPERQESAPERQEREPSRYEREPSRVEREPSRVERVPSRAERELSRVEREPSRYEREPSRYEREPSRYERQLPERPAKPERPWRPFMFRNLEKVSRAQGMLAERLRWLTPAEGTLASVSTRLKELFDAPVSLSLESVQVRPMAELRRFLGDPTFLAVLAPGALQGRAVLEVELSLAHAAVDQLLGGAGEMVGLRPLTDIEEGVMGYVVLEALKVLVPALQQSVPRPRLDGVARGVDEVSARLGDDGPMLAVHLHATLGQHGGLVRLVVPAAVLEAAEPVVESAQRRARLQADLEANASRLSAVRGWLRAEIGAAEISAQDLASLRVKDVLLVDALSARPDRGEPGTAQLRVGSGRAGRADAEVFVENGRYRARVTDIVLGEAGNPRSAGEEGSGAEEPEDFTNPELDVPPELEGAALDELKDGSDLLGDVPLQIAVELARVPVTAQQVVGMRAGQVLELNRGPGEPVELSVNGKVVARGELVEVEGQLGVRIIALAG from the coding sequence ATGAGTGTCGAGCCGGACGACGACGGGCCCGGAACCCACGAGCGGACCATGCTGGTGGACGTCCGCGAGCTGCGGATCCGTCCCGAGCGTCCGCCCGAGCGGCAGGAGAGCGCCCCGGAGCGCCAGGAGCGCGAGCCCTCCCGGTACGAGCGCGAGCCTTCCCGGGTGGAGCGAGAGCCTTCCCGCGTCGAGCGTGTGCCTTCCCGGGCGGAGCGGGAGCTCTCCCGGGTGGAGCGAGAGCCTTCCCGGTACGAGCGTGAGCCTTCTCGGTATGAGCGCGAGCCGTCCCGGTACGAGCGCCAGTTGCCGGAGCGTCCTGCGAAGCCGGAGCGCCCCTGGCGGCCGTTCATGTTCCGCAACCTGGAGAAGGTCTCCCGGGCGCAGGGCATGCTCGCGGAGCGGCTGCGCTGGCTGACGCCGGCGGAGGGGACGCTCGCCTCGGTGTCCACGCGCCTCAAGGAGCTCTTCGACGCCCCGGTGAGCCTGTCGCTGGAGTCGGTGCAGGTGCGGCCCATGGCCGAGCTGCGGCGCTTCCTGGGCGACCCCACGTTCCTGGCGGTGCTGGCCCCGGGCGCGCTGCAGGGGCGCGCGGTGCTGGAGGTGGAGCTGTCGCTGGCGCACGCGGCGGTGGACCAGTTGCTGGGCGGCGCCGGGGAGATGGTGGGCCTGCGGCCGCTGACGGACATCGAGGAGGGCGTGATGGGCTACGTCGTCCTCGAGGCCCTCAAGGTCCTGGTGCCCGCGCTGCAGCAGTCGGTGCCCCGGCCCCGGCTGGACGGCGTGGCGCGCGGCGTGGACGAGGTGTCCGCGCGCCTGGGCGACGACGGGCCCATGCTGGCCGTGCACCTGCACGCCACGCTGGGGCAGCACGGCGGCCTGGTGCGGCTGGTGGTGCCCGCGGCGGTGCTGGAGGCGGCGGAGCCGGTGGTGGAGAGCGCCCAGCGGCGCGCGCGCCTGCAGGCGGACCTGGAGGCCAACGCCAGCCGGCTGTCCGCGGTGCGGGGCTGGCTGCGGGCGGAGATTGGCGCGGCGGAGATTTCGGCGCAGGACCTGGCCAGCTTGCGCGTCAAGGACGTGCTGCTGGTGGACGCGCTGTCGGCGCGGCCGGACCGGGGCGAGCCCGGCACGGCGCAGCTCCGGGTGGGCTCGGGGCGCGCGGGCCGCGCGGACGCGGAAGTCTTCGTCGAGAATGGGCGCTACCGGGCGCGCGTCACCGACATCGTCCTCGGCGAGGCGGGCAACCCGCGCTCGGCGGGGGAAGAGGGCTCGGGGGCGGAAGAACCAGAGGACTTCACCAACCCGGAGCTGGACGTGCCTCCGGAACTCGAAGGGGCGGCCTTGGACGAGTTGAAGGACGGAAGCGACCTGCTCGGCGATGTGCCCCTGCAGATTGCCGTGGAGCTGGCACGCGTGCCCGTCACGGCGCAGCAGGTGGTGGGCATGCGGGCGGGCCAGGTGCTGGAGCTGAACCGCGGCCCGGGCGAGCCGGTGGAGCTGAGCGTCAACGGCAAGGTGGTGGCGCGGGGTGAGCTGGTGGAGGTGGAAGGCCAGCTCGGCGTGCGCATCATCGCCCTGGCGGGGTGA